A stretch of Saccharothrix texasensis DNA encodes these proteins:
- a CDS encoding PLP-dependent aminotransferase family protein has protein sequence MTVSQTNFAWATLLEVGGRGRLHDRLARALRAAIRDGRLAEGAAVPPSRALAEDLGCSRWVVTEAYGQLVAEGYLTARVGSATRVSWSPVTEPPRPRAQGAPPRPPIRYDLAPGLPDLRAFPRRRWADAVRAVIGSAVHYDLDIPDPAGHPALRTTLAEYLRRSRGADADATSVFVCAGVTDGLVRTCRALHAQGIGDVAVEHPGWPRLRAAAASAGLRVHPVPVDHDGLQVDDLARTPARAVVVGAAHQFPTGTVLSPARRAQLVRWAREVDGFVIEDDYDAEFRYDHHPVAVMQGMDPGRVFLLGTVSKTLSPALGLGWLVAPAATLTALRTANPVAVAPPVLDQLALSTFIDRGWYDAHLRAARRRFRTRRDLLLDTLAAEVPQGRPAGTAAGLHVLLHLPEDTDTRRTVQAAASAGLRLADLDDYRAGESPGRALVLGYGNIGDTEIPAAVALLRHSLRPAATRR, from the coding sequence GTGACGGTTTCCCAGACCAATTTCGCGTGGGCCACGCTCCTGGAGGTCGGTGGGCGCGGCCGCCTGCACGATCGCCTGGCGCGGGCGCTGCGCGCCGCGATCCGGGACGGCCGGCTGGCGGAGGGCGCCGCCGTGCCGCCGAGCCGGGCACTGGCCGAGGACCTCGGCTGCTCCCGCTGGGTCGTCACGGAGGCGTACGGGCAGCTCGTCGCGGAGGGCTACCTGACCGCGCGGGTGGGTTCGGCCACGCGCGTCTCGTGGTCGCCAGTGACGGAACCTCCGCGCCCTCGCGCGCAGGGCGCCCCGCCCCGGCCGCCGATCCGGTACGACCTGGCGCCCGGTCTGCCGGACCTGCGCGCGTTCCCGCGCCGTCGGTGGGCGGACGCGGTCCGGGCCGTCATCGGCTCGGCCGTCCACTACGACCTCGACATCCCCGACCCGGCCGGGCACCCGGCGCTGCGCACCACGCTCGCGGAGTACCTGCGGCGCTCACGCGGCGCGGACGCCGACGCCACGTCCGTCTTCGTGTGCGCCGGCGTCACCGACGGCCTGGTCCGCACGTGCCGCGCGCTGCACGCCCAGGGCATCGGGGACGTGGCCGTCGAACACCCGGGCTGGCCGCGGCTGCGTGCCGCCGCGGCGAGCGCCGGCCTGCGCGTGCACCCCGTGCCGGTGGACCACGACGGCCTCCAGGTGGACGACCTGGCCCGCACACCGGCACGGGCGGTCGTGGTCGGCGCGGCGCACCAGTTCCCGACCGGCACGGTGCTGTCACCGGCGCGCCGGGCACAGCTGGTGCGCTGGGCCCGCGAGGTCGACGGCTTCGTCATCGAGGACGACTACGACGCCGAGTTCCGCTACGACCACCACCCGGTCGCCGTCATGCAGGGCATGGACCCCGGCCGGGTCTTCCTCCTCGGCACGGTCAGCAAGACCCTCTCACCGGCCCTCGGCCTGGGCTGGCTCGTCGCGCCCGCCGCGACGCTCACGGCGCTGCGCACCGCGAACCCGGTCGCCGTCGCCCCACCGGTCCTGGACCAGCTCGCGCTGTCCACCTTCATCGACCGCGGCTGGTACGACGCCCACCTCCGCGCCGCCCGCCGCCGCTTCCGCACCCGCCGCGACCTGCTGCTCGACACCCTGGCCGCCGAAGTGCCGCAGGGCCGCCCCGCCGGCACCGCGGCCGGCCTGCACGTCCTGCTGCACCTGCCGGAGGACACCGACACGCGCCGCACCGTCCAGGCCGCCGCGTCCGCCGGCCTGCGCCTGGCGGACCTGGACGACTACCGCGCGGGGGAGTCGCCGGGCCGCGCCCTCGTGCTCGGGTACGGCAACATCGGCGACACCGAGATCCCGGCGGCGGTGGCACTGCTGCGGCACTCCCTGCGGCCCGCCGCGACCCGGCGATGA
- a CDS encoding aldo/keto reductase encodes MVEKLALGAMLFGTATDERRSFEILDRFVDAGGVWIDTANCYSFWEDASGFGGQSEAVLGRWLASRPGVRDRVRISTKVGCEPTEAGRFPETAEGLSAGVVKNGVEGSLRRLGTDHVELYWAHKPDPVTPLEETVAAFDELVSAGVVGRLGCSNYPVWQVERARQIARADGRVGYTAVQQHHTYLQPRPGTRPTVVHRFGAVSDEVIHYLEHHPDMALWSYTPLLSGRYTRADKPLPAEYDHPGTTNRLAVLDEVAAETGTNRNQVVLAWLTGGSTDVTPIVGVSRVEQLDDAFAGVSLDLTADQRRRLDEAA; translated from the coding sequence ATGGTTGAGAAGTTGGCTCTTGGGGCCATGTTGTTCGGCACGGCCACCGACGAGCGGCGGTCGTTCGAGATCCTGGACCGCTTCGTGGACGCCGGCGGCGTCTGGATCGACACCGCGAACTGCTACTCGTTCTGGGAGGACGCGAGCGGGTTCGGCGGGCAGAGCGAGGCGGTGCTCGGGCGGTGGCTGGCGAGCCGCCCCGGTGTCCGCGACCGCGTCCGGATCAGCACCAAGGTGGGGTGCGAGCCGACCGAGGCCGGCCGGTTCCCGGAGACGGCCGAAGGGCTGTCGGCCGGTGTCGTCAAGAACGGGGTCGAGGGCAGCCTGCGCCGGCTGGGCACGGACCACGTGGAGCTGTACTGGGCGCACAAGCCCGACCCGGTGACACCGCTGGAGGAGACGGTCGCGGCCTTCGACGAGCTGGTGTCCGCCGGCGTGGTCGGCCGTCTCGGCTGCTCGAACTACCCCGTCTGGCAGGTGGAACGGGCACGGCAGATCGCGCGGGCCGACGGCCGGGTCGGCTACACGGCGGTGCAGCAGCACCACACGTACCTGCAACCGCGTCCCGGGACGCGGCCCACCGTGGTGCACCGGTTCGGCGCGGTGAGCGACGAGGTGATCCACTACCTGGAGCACCACCCGGACATGGCGTTGTGGTCCTACACGCCGTTGCTCAGCGGCCGGTACACCCGTGCCGACAAACCGCTGCCCGCCGAGTACGACCACCCCGGCACCACCAACCGCCTGGCCGTGCTGGACGAGGTCGCCGCCGAGACCGGCACGAACCGCAACCAGGTCGTCCTCGCATGGCTGACCGGCGGCAGCACCGACGTCACGCCGATCGTCGGCGTCAGCCGGGTCGAGCAGCTCGACGACGCGTTCGCCGGGGTGTCGCTCGACCTGACCGCCGACCAGCGCCGACGCCTGGACGAGGCGGCATGA
- a CDS encoding SAM-dependent methyltransferase, whose product MSASPPSTWYVDFFTELPNEFWRRAVPPEVTVDEIDFVERRLGLAPGSLILDVPCGSGRHSVELARRGHRVTGVDLSAEAIGHARRAAAGLEVELVRADMRDIPRDSGFDAVVCLGNSFGYLELDGLREFAAALGGAVRPGGGLVVDFASAAESILPGYRAEPRTMRTGDITVLATGEYDVAGSRLLSHYRFTRGEEKLDVTAIHHVYTVAQIVDLLSGNGFTDVELFGGPDGGPYEVGSGRLLLTARRTS is encoded by the coding sequence ATGTCCGCATCACCTCCGTCCACCTGGTACGTGGACTTCTTCACCGAACTGCCCAACGAGTTCTGGCGGCGTGCCGTGCCACCGGAAGTCACCGTCGACGAGATCGACTTCGTCGAGCGGCGCCTCGGGCTCGCGCCGGGCTCGCTGATCCTGGACGTGCCGTGCGGCAGCGGCCGGCACAGCGTGGAACTCGCCAGGCGCGGGCACCGCGTGACCGGTGTCGACCTGTCCGCCGAAGCGATCGGGCACGCCAGGCGCGCCGCCGCCGGCCTCGAGGTCGAACTCGTCCGCGCCGACATGCGGGACATCCCGCGGGACAGCGGGTTCGACGCCGTGGTGTGCCTCGGCAACAGCTTCGGCTACCTCGAGCTCGACGGCCTGCGGGAGTTCGCCGCCGCGCTGGGCGGCGCCGTCCGGCCCGGCGGCGGCCTGGTCGTCGACTTCGCCTCGGCGGCCGAGTCGATCCTGCCCGGCTACCGGGCCGAGCCGCGAACCATGCGGACCGGCGACATCACCGTCCTCGCGACCGGCGAGTACGACGTCGCCGGGAGCCGGCTGCTCAGCCACTACCGGTTCACCCGCGGCGAGGAGAAGCTCGACGTGACCGCGATCCACCACGTGTACACCGTGGCGCAGATCGTCGACCTGCTGTCCGGCAACGGTTTCACCGACGTCGAGCTGTTCGGCGGCCCGGACGGCGGGCCCTACGAGGTCGGGAGCGGTCGACTCCTGCTCACCGCCCGCCGAACGTCCTGA